The DNA window GCCGGTGGCGTATAGCTCGAATGCCTTGCGGATGAGCGGTGCCCGTTTGGGGTCAAGTTCAACGGTGTTGATCTGCCGACCTTCGTGCTCGATGCGGACGTTGCGGTAGCCGATCGGCGCTTTGCCCGTTGTGCCGCCGTTGGTTGCTTTGTGTTGCAGCTTGATGCGGATGTCTTCGCCGTTCTGCCTGTTTTGGATATCGTTAAAGATGTCGGTGACTGCCTCCATGGCATCGGCAAAGACGCCGTCACCGAAATCCTCGCGCGCGGAAACCAGTCTTACGTGCAACTTGTCCAGTAGTCGCTTGGTGATCGCGGCGTCGATGTAGTTACGGAAGGCGCGGGATCGTGCGTACACGATGACGTAGCGCACGTCCGGGTTCTCACGAAGGAAGGTCAGCATGTCCTGAAAGACTTGCCGCTTCTCGATCGTGGAAGCCGAGACACCGGGTTCCACAAACTCACGCGCGACCGCTGCGCCGATGCCGTCCGCTTTGCGGGTTGCAACCTCGCGCTGGGTTGCGATGGAATTTCCATCGCGATCGATGTCGATGGCTGTGTCCATCTGTTTCTTGCTTGATACGCGTAGGTAGAGCACGGCCTTGTCGGGTTCGTTTGATTCCGTCGCGTAGGTCATGGCTCAGTACTCCTGTGGTGCGCAGGGGCATTGGGGGCAGTGGTTGGTGCGCTGCGGGCACGGATCAGCGATGGTTCCGGCGTGGTGACAGCCGCGGGAGTGTTGTGCTGGCGGTGTGCGGAGGCTGTCGATGTAGCGTTGGGCGTTCTCGACTACGGGTTTGGGGAGATCGGCATATTTGGTGTGGAGGTAGGTGTCGATGTCGGGGAGGTCGTCGGCGGTGAGCCAGCCGACGGTGGTGAATAGTTCCATGGGTTTGATTCCGAGCACTTTGGCGATGGCGATGAGGCTTTCGACGCGAGGTTTGGCGATCATGCCCTGCTCGATGCGCCACACGGTGCCGGTGTCGACGCCTGCGCGTCGGGCGACTTCGTTGACGCTCAAGTTCTGCTCGTTGCGCTTGGTGGTGAGCAGATTGATGAGTTTTACGGTTTGATCTGGCGTCATGGTTATTGCATCCCCTTGTATCACCCATTGTATAATGGACCATTGATCAAAATCAATGGATAAATACAATCCCACACCGCGATTATTTGCAATTTCGATATGTTCTATTGCATTTCCGCGAATATGCCCTTCTTGGCGACTAGTACTGCGTGTGTCAGCTGTTGGCATTGAATATCCAGACT is part of the Gordonia bronchialis DSM 43247 genome and encodes:
- a CDS encoding helix-turn-helix domain-containing protein, translated to MPTADTRSTSRQEGHIRGNAIEHIEIANNRGVGLYLSIDFDQWSIIQWVIQGDAITMTPDQTVKLINLLTTKRNEQNLSVNEVARRAGVDTGTVWRIEQGMIAKPRVESLIAIAKVLGIKPMELFTTVGWLTADDLPDIDTYLHTKYADLPKPVVENAQRYIDSLRTPPAQHSRGCHHAGTIADPCPQRTNHCPQCPCAPQEY